CTTTTTCCAAAAACAATGAATGTTATCACCGACCTGTTGAGCAACTTCGGCGTCACGTGGCCGAAGTTCATCGCCCAGTGCATTCTGTTCGTCTTTGTTTACTGGGTGCTCAACAAATACGCGTTCGGACCGATCGTGAACGTCCTGGCCGAGCGTCGCCGCCGCATCGCCGAGGCGCAGGACAACGCGGAAAAGGTCAAGCAGCAGCTGGCCGACGCGCAGAAGCGCTACAACGAAGTTCTGGCCAAGGCCGACGCGGAAGCGAAAGCACTCATCGACGAGGCCCGCGCAAGTGCCGAGGCCGTTCGCGAAAAACGCGTGCAGGAAGCGATCGCCGAAGCCGAGGGTGTCATCCGGAAAGCCCACGAATCCATCGAACAGGACCGCCGCAAGATGGAAGCCGAAGTCAAAACTGCCATGGTCGGCCTCGTCGCCGCCACGACCTCGAAAGTCACCGGCAAAATTCTCACGTCCGACGACCAGAAACGTCTCAACGACGAGACAATCAAGGAGATCGCGGCATGACATCACCCCGCGAGGCCCGCAAAAACGCCCGTTCGCTTTTCCGCAGCTGCCTGGTCAACGGCAAGCTCGACGCTTCGCGCGTCCGCGCCGTGACCGACGCGCTCGCGGCGGACAAGCCGCGCGGCTACCTCGCGATCCTGCAATCTTTCGTGCGCCTTGTGCGCCTTGAACTCGATCGCCGCCATGCGGTGATCGAGAGCGCGGCGCCGCTCGCCGAATCCGAAATGAACCGACTCCGCGTCGATCTCTCGCGCACACACGGCGACGACCTCACCTTCGACACCGTCGTGCGCCCCGAGCTGATCGGCGGACTGCGCGTTCGTGTCGGCAGCGACGTGTGGGACGGCAGCGTCCGCGCGCGCCTCGAAGCCCTGCCTGTTTGAACCAATTCAAAAAACCAAGCCCATGAGCACACTTGTCAAAGAAATCGAAGCAAAGATAGCCGGACTCCAATCCGGCGCCGCCCGCACCAACACCGGCACGGTCCGCGAAGTCGGCGACGGCATCGCCCGTGTCGAGGGTTTGAGCAACGTCATGCTCAACGAAATGGTGGAATTTCCCGGTGGTGTCTTCGGCCTCGCCCTCAACCTCGAGGAAAACGAAGTCGGCGTCATCCTCCTCGGCGACTACGGCCACATCAAAGAGGGTGACGAGGTCAAAACGACCGGAAGGCTTCTCTCCATTCCCGTGGGCAAAGGCCTGCTCGGACGTGTGGTCAACACGCTCGGAGAACCGATCGACGGCAAAGGGCCGATCACCGCGACGGCGTATTATCCGCTGGAAAAAATCGCCCCCGGCATCATCAAGCGCCGCCCCGTGACCCAGCCGGTGCAGACCGGCATCATGGCGATCGATGCAATGATCCCGATCGGTCGCGGTCAGCGCGAGCTGATCATCGGCGACCGCGCCACCGGCAAGACAACCGTGGCGATCGACACTATCATCAGTCAGGCTCGCCTCAACAAACAGGGCGAAGCCTCCGGTGACAAAGATTTCCGCCCCCTTTACTCGATCTACGTCGCGGTGGGGCAGAAAAACGCCAACATCGCGCGCGTCATTTCCACCCTCGAGAAGGAAGGCGCCATGCCTTACACGATTGTCGTTGTGGCTTCGGCCTCGGACGATGCGGCCAGCCAATATCTCGCGCCGTTTGCCGGCGCGTCCATCGGCGAATGGTTCATGGACAACGGCATGGATGCGTTGATCGTTTATGACGATCTTTCCAAGCAGGCCGTGGCTTACCGCCAGATTTCGTTGCTGCTGAAGCGTCCGTCCGGACGCGAAGCCTATCCCGGCGACGTGTTCTACCTCCACTCGCGCCTGCTCGAGCGCGCGGCGCGCCTCAGCGAACAGGCGGGCGGGGGATCGCTCACTGCGTTGCCGATCATCGAAACGCAGGCCGGCGACGTTTCGGCCTACATTCCGACCAACGTCATTTCGATCACCGACGGGCAGATCTACCTTGAAGGCGACCTTTTCTACCAGGGCATCCGTCCCGCCATCAACGTGGGTCTCTCGGTCAGCCGCGTCGGTTCCGCCGCGCAGATCAAGGCGATGAAGCAAGTCGCGGGCAAGATCAAGGGCGAGCTGGCGCAGTTCCGCGAAATGGCCGCCTTCGCGCAGTTCGGTTCCGACCTCGACGACAAAACCAAAGCGTTGCTCGAGCGCGGACGCCGCATCGTCGAACTCTTCAAGCAGCAGCAATACCAGCCGCTGCCGGTCGAGATGCAGGCGGCCGTGCTCTACGCCATGCAGCAGGGCTACATGGACAAAGCCGAAGTGGAGAAGATCAAGGACTTCCAAGCGAAGCTTCAGGAATTCCTCGAGACCCGCAAAGGCGCGCTCCTCGACAAGATCCGCGAGAAGAAGGCGATCGACGAATCCTTGGGCGCGGAACTCAAGGCGGCGCTCGACGAGTTTTCCCAATTTTACAAGTAAGCCATGGGCAACAACACACGGGAAATCCGCCGCCGGATCAAATCGGTCCGAAACACGGCGCAGATCACCAAGGCGATGCAAATGATCGCCGCGGCGAAGATGCGCAAGGCGCAGCAGCGCGCCTTGGATGCCCGTCCCTACGCCCAGATGCTCAACCGCGTGCTTGTTTCGCTGAGCAAGCACACCGAGGACGAACTTCATCCGCTGCTGCAGGCGCGTCCGGTCAAGCACACGCTGGTCTATGTCGTTGCCACGGACAAGGGTCTTTGCGGCGGTCTCAACACGAACCTGTTCCGCGAATTGCAGCAGTTCGACCCCGCCACGACGAGTTTCATCGCCACGGGCAAAAAAGCGGCCGACTTCCTTGCCCGCAGCAAGCGCCAGCTCCTGGCGGATTTTCCCATGCGCGACACGCCCGAATACGCCGAGGTCAAGCCGGTGGCGCGGTTTGTCATCGAGAAATTCCTCGCCGGCGAGTGCGACAAAGTCGTCGTCCTTTACACCGATTTCATCAACACGCTCACGCAGATCCCTTCCGCGCACGAGATCCTTCCCATCACGTCTTTCCACATGGGCGGCAAGCCGGTGGAGGAAGCCTCGTCCGAGGAGGACGCCATGTCGTCCTTCAAGTTCGAGCCTTCACCGCAGGAAGTGCTCGACGCGCTGTTGCCGTTCTACGTCGGCAACGAACTCTACGCCATGATCCTCAACGCCCGCGCTTCCGAGCAGAGCGCGCGCATGGTGGCCATGAAGAACGCCACCGACAACGCCAAGTCCCTCATCAAAGACCTCACCCTCGAATACAACAAAATCCGCCAGGCCGCGATCACCACGGAGATCCTCGAGATTTCCACGGCACAGATCGCCATGGGCTAAACCAATCCAAGTTATGAGCAATACCGGTAAAATCGTGCAAGTCATCGGCCCCGTCGTGGACGTCGATTTCAGCGCAGGCAAACTCCCGAAAATCTACGACGCTCTGGAAACCACCGCCGACGTCAACGGCGACAAATCCAAGGTAGTCCTCGAAGTGCAACAGGATCTTGGCGAAGGCTGGGTCCGCACCGTGGCCATGTCCAGCACCGAGGGGCTCCGCCGCGGCGGCGAGGTGCGCGACACCGGCGCCCCGATTTCCGTCCCGGTGGGCGACGCCGTCCTCGGTCGCATCTTCAACGTCTCCGGCGACCCGGTGGACGAATCCGGTCCGGTCGTGACCGAGAAAAAATATCCCATCCACCGCAACGCCCCGGCCCTGGTCGAGCAGGACACGCAGGCGCAGATCCTCGAGACCGGCATCAAGGTCATCGACCTCATTTGCCCGTTCACCAAGGGCGGCAAGAGCGGCGCGTTCGGCGGCGCCGGCGTCGGCAAGACGGTCGTCATCATGGAGCTCATCAACAACATCGCCAAAGGCCACGGCGGTTACTCGGTGTTCGCCGGGGTGGGTGAGCGCACGCGCGAGGGCAATGACCTTTTCAATGAAATGTGCGAGGCCGGCATCATCGACAAGAAGGACATGTCCAAGTCGAAGGTTGCCCTTGTTTACGGCCAGATGAACGAGCCCCCGGGCGCGCGTCTCCGCGTCGCGC
The nucleotide sequence above comes from Chthoniobacterales bacterium. Encoded proteins:
- the atpF gene encoding F0F1 ATP synthase subunit B, which produces MNVITDLLSNFGVTWPKFIAQCILFVFVYWVLNKYAFGPIVNVLAERRRRIAEAQDNAEKVKQQLADAQKRYNEVLAKADAEAKALIDEARASAEAVREKRVQEAIAEAEGVIRKAHESIEQDRRKMEAEVKTAMVGLVAATTSKVTGKILTSDDQKRLNDETIKEIAA
- the atpG gene encoding ATP synthase F1 subunit gamma, encoding MGNNTREIRRRIKSVRNTAQITKAMQMIAAAKMRKAQQRALDARPYAQMLNRVLVSLSKHTEDELHPLLQARPVKHTLVYVVATDKGLCGGLNTNLFRELQQFDPATTSFIATGKKAADFLARSKRQLLADFPMRDTPEYAEVKPVARFVIEKFLAGECDKVVVLYTDFINTLTQIPSAHEILPITSFHMGGKPVEEASSEEDAMSSFKFEPSPQEVLDALLPFYVGNELYAMILNARASEQSARMVAMKNATDNAKSLIKDLTLEYNKIRQAAITTEILEISTAQIAMG
- a CDS encoding F0F1 ATP synthase subunit alpha, giving the protein MSTLVKEIEAKIAGLQSGAARTNTGTVREVGDGIARVEGLSNVMLNEMVEFPGGVFGLALNLEENEVGVILLGDYGHIKEGDEVKTTGRLLSIPVGKGLLGRVVNTLGEPIDGKGPITATAYYPLEKIAPGIIKRRPVTQPVQTGIMAIDAMIPIGRGQRELIIGDRATGKTTVAIDTIISQARLNKQGEASGDKDFRPLYSIYVAVGQKNANIARVISTLEKEGAMPYTIVVVASASDDAASQYLAPFAGASIGEWFMDNGMDALIVYDDLSKQAVAYRQISLLLKRPSGREAYPGDVFYLHSRLLERAARLSEQAGGGSLTALPIIETQAGDVSAYIPTNVISITDGQIYLEGDLFYQGIRPAINVGLSVSRVGSAAQIKAMKQVAGKIKGELAQFREMAAFAQFGSDLDDKTKALLERGRRIVELFKQQQYQPLPVEMQAAVLYAMQQGYMDKAEVEKIKDFQAKLQEFLETRKGALLDKIREKKAIDESLGAELKAALDEFSQFYK
- a CDS encoding F0F1 ATP synthase subunit delta; its protein translation is MTSPREARKNARSLFRSCLVNGKLDASRVRAVTDALAADKPRGYLAILQSFVRLVRLELDRRHAVIESAAPLAESEMNRLRVDLSRTHGDDLTFDTVVRPELIGGLRVRVGSDVWDGSVRARLEALPV